One stretch of Campylobacter sp. CCS1377 DNA includes these proteins:
- a CDS encoding bifunctional 3,4-dihydroxy-2-butanone 4-phosphate synthase/GTP cyclohydrolase II, with the protein MAFISVDEAIEDLKAGKMLIMVDAEDRENEGDLIFATQFSTQEKVNFAISEARGVVCVALDEALAKHFELPLMVQKNTSNHETAFTITVDAKDAATGVSAYERNMTIKIFADDKANANDFVRPGHINPLIAKKGGVLERTGHTEGTVDLCRLAGLKPACVICEVVKENGDMARRADLELFCQKHNLNMIAVSDIIEYRLKHESLITLLECSDARIANFDAKKYIFEDHNQVKHIAFCFGNLRRSENVKFHISGSDFELLTSQKFSELLEHIEFLHKNGGIIIFMQGEKTSSIQFKNYGIGAQILRYFNIEEIKLLSKSCDKEFVGLKGFGLNINSYNV; encoded by the coding sequence ATGGCTTTTATAAGTGTAGATGAAGCAATAGAGGATTTAAAAGCAGGAAAAATGTTAATAATGGTTGATGCTGAAGATAGAGAAAATGAAGGAGATTTGATTTTTGCTACACAATTTAGTACTCAAGAAAAGGTAAATTTTGCTATTAGTGAGGCTAGGGGGGTTGTGTGTGTGGCTTTAGATGAAGCTTTAGCTAAACATTTTGAATTGCCTCTTATGGTGCAAAAAAATACTTCAAATCACGAAACAGCTTTTACTATTACAGTTGATGCAAAAGATGCTGCAACAGGTGTTAGCGCGTATGAAAGAAATATGACAATAAAGATTTTTGCTGATGATAAGGCTAATGCGAATGATTTTGTAAGGCCTGGACATATTAATCCTTTGATAGCAAAAAAAGGTGGCGTTTTAGAAAGAACGGGTCATACTGAAGGAACTGTGGATTTGTGCCGTTTGGCTGGACTTAAACCCGCTTGTGTGATTTGTGAAGTGGTGAAAGAAAATGGAGATATGGCACGCAGAGCAGATTTAGAGCTTTTTTGTCAAAAGCACAATCTTAATATGATTGCCGTATCTGATATTATAGAATATCGTTTAAAACATGAGAGTTTGATTACTTTGCTTGAGTGCTCAGATGCAAGAATTGCAAATTTTGATGCTAAAAAATACATTTTTGAGGACCATAATCAAGTCAAACATATTGCTTTTTGTTTTGGAAATTTAAGAAGGAGTGAAAATGTGAAATTTCATATTAGTGGGAGTGATTTTGAGCTTTTAACTTCGCAAAAATTTAGTGAACTTTTAGAGCATATTGAATTTTTACACAAAAATGGTGGAATAATTATTTTTATGCAAGGTGAAAAAACAAGTTCTATCCAGTTTAAAAATTATGGTATTGGTGCACAAATTTTAAGGTATTTTAATATAGAAGAAATTAAGCTTTTATCTAAAAGTTGCGATAAAGAATTTGTTGGACTAAAGGGATTTGGGTTGAATATTAATAGTTACAATGTTTAA
- a CDS encoding M23 family metallopeptidase — protein sequence MRIFLLLFACTLIFAQDINLTKGQALFLNFEKQDLLSIQSNGKKINYFNHPKDQNTVTTIIAIPYKRPENKIIQARYKNNKTIEYKILYQEGNYQKERLQVAKSKVAPPKSVQARIKKEFQEANKIYQSYTSKALFNADFIMPLNSTITSDFGKARIFNNTLSSYHSGTDFKAAAGTPIYATNSGIVKIAKDRYYAGKSVVIDHGQGIFSQYYHLEEIKVKVGQSVKKGELIGLSGSSGRVTGPHLHFGILVNNTQVDPLDFIQKFNTLYQ from the coding sequence ATGAGAATTTTTCTTTTACTTTTTGCTTGCACTTTAATTTTTGCACAAGATATTAATTTAACTAAAGGGCAAGCACTTTTTTTAAATTTCGAAAAACAAGATCTTTTAAGCATTCAAAGCAATGGTAAAAAAATTAATTATTTTAATCATCCTAAAGATCAAAATACGGTTACAACCATCATCGCCATACCTTATAAAAGGCCTGAAAATAAAATCATACAAGCAAGGTATAAAAACAATAAAACCATAGAATATAAGATTTTGTACCAAGAAGGCAATTATCAAAAAGAAAGATTGCAAGTTGCTAAAAGCAAGGTCGCTCCGCCAAAATCCGTTCAAGCAAGAATAAAAAAAGAATTTCAGGAAGCAAATAAAATTTATCAAAGCTATACCTCAAAAGCTTTATTTAATGCGGATTTTATCATGCCTTTAAATAGCACCATTACAAGCGATTTTGGCAAGGCTAGAATTTTTAATAATACACTTTCGAGTTATCATAGCGGGACTGATTTTAAAGCTGCGGCAGGAACTCCAATTTATGCTACAAATTCAGGCATAGTCAAAATTGCAAAAGATCGCTATTATGCTGGAAAATCTGTTGTCATAGACCACGGACAAGGAATTTTTTCGCAATATTATCATCTTGAAGAAATCAAAGTCAAAGTTGGTCAAAGCGTTAAAAAAGGCGAACTTATAGGGCTTAGTGGTTCTAGTGGAAGAGTGACTGGACCTCATTTACATTTTGGAATTTTAGTCAACAATACCCAAGTAGATCCTTTAGATTTTATTCAAAAATTTAACACACTTTATCAATAA
- the kdsA gene encoding 3-deoxy-8-phosphooctulonate synthase has translation MKKMILIAGPCVIENKDLVFKVAKELQEFNENENIEFYFKSSFDKANRTSIDSFRGPGLEEGLKILQSVKDEFGMKILTDIHESTQAAPASEAADVLQIPAFLCRQTDLLVAAAKTKAKVNIKKGQFLNPSDIKYSVKKILQTRGVEEEGYEVADKNGVFVAERGASFGYGNLVVDMRSLVIMREFAPVIFDATHSVQMPGAAGGSSGGKSEFVEPLARAAAAVGVDGFFFETHINPCKALCDGPNMLDLTRLKNCVKTLLEIQNIIK, from the coding sequence ATGAAAAAAATGATATTAATCGCCGGTCCTTGCGTGATAGAAAATAAGGATTTGGTTTTTAAGGTAGCAAAAGAATTGCAAGAATTTAATGAAAATGAAAATATAGAATTTTATTTTAAATCAAGTTTTGATAAGGCAAATCGCACGAGCATTGATTCTTTTCGTGGGCCTGGGCTTGAAGAAGGACTTAAAATTCTACAAAGCGTAAAAGATGAATTTGGTATGAAAATCTTAACTGATATCCATGAAAGCACTCAAGCAGCTCCTGCAAGTGAAGCGGCTGATGTCTTGCAAATTCCTGCTTTTTTATGTCGCCAAACAGACCTTTTAGTCGCAGCGGCCAAAACAAAAGCAAAAGTTAATATCAAAAAAGGTCAATTTTTAAATCCAAGCGATATTAAATATAGCGTTAAAAAAATACTTCAAACGCGTGGCGTAGAAGAAGAGGGTTATGAAGTAGCAGATAAAAATGGGGTTTTTGTGGCTGAAAGAGGGGCTAGTTTTGGCTATGGAAATTTAGTTGTAGATATGCGTTCGTTGGTGATAATGCGTGAATTTGCACCTGTGATTTTTGATGCGACGCATAGCGTGCAAATGCCTGGAGCTGCAGGTGGAAGTAGTGGCGGAAAAAGTGAATTTGTAGAGCCTTTGGCAAGAGCCGCAGCTGCAGTAGGCGTAGATGGCTTTTTCTTTGAAACACATATTAATCCTTGCAAGGCTTTATGTGATGGACCTAATATGCTTGATCTTACACGCCTTAAAAATTGCGTAAAAACACTTTTAGAAATTCAAAATATCATAAAATAA
- the ribH gene encoding 6,7-dimethyl-8-ribityllumazine synthase has product MTIIEGKLQLKGDEKIAIINARFNHLITDRLVEGAKDAFLRHGGKEENLSLILVPGAFELPYALKKAIESKKFDAICCVGAVIRGSTPHFDYVSAETTKGIANVSLNHNTPVSFGVLTTDTIEQAIERAGTKVGNKGFEAMTTIIEMLDLTKKF; this is encoded by the coding sequence ATGACTATAATTGAAGGAAAATTACAACTAAAGGGTGATGAGAAAATCGCTATTATCAATGCAAGATTTAATCACTTGATTACAGATAGATTAGTAGAAGGTGCAAAAGATGCTTTTTTAAGACATGGTGGAAAAGAAGAAAATCTAAGCCTTATTTTAGTTCCAGGTGCTTTTGAACTTCCATATGCTTTAAAAAAAGCAATTGAAAGTAAAAAATTTGATGCGATTTGTTGCGTGGGTGCGGTGATTCGCGGATCAACTCCGCATTTTGATTATGTTTCGGCAGAAACAACTAAAGGCATTGCCAATGTAAGTTTAAATCATAACACTCCTGTAAGTTTTGGTGTTTTGACAACCGATACTATAGAACAAGCCATAGAAAGAGCAGGGACTAAAGTAGGAAATAAAGGTTTTGAAGCAATGACTACTATCATAGAAATGCTTGATTTAACTAAGAAATTTTAA
- the glyS gene encoding glycine--tRNA ligase subunit beta: MDNKTLLIEIGVEELPAIPLLKELPNIKNKWQELLKQYHLESEFEFFYTPRRLVLFHSDFKEKQDNNFIEIIGAPKAIAYKDGKLTNAGLSFLEKAGISENELDFKEIKGKEVLYHQKEIIGLASTQILGEMIEKFIKSLHFGKSMRWGDKDFEFIRAIRSLACIFSDQLVEFEIFGVKSAKKTFVHRSVSYDLMEFKNTQDYFVLLEKNYVLLDPKKREEKILKDFKFIEETQKITIAQDDELLAEVVAITEYPKALLGNFEKEFLEIPSEVIITSMRDNQRYFAVFNNNNLSNHFIVVSNAVCEDYSKVIHGNERVLRARLSDAMFFWQNDLKHGLEPSKLSKMTYFEGLGSMQDKSEREKEVAKILCEMYRNDKKEEILKAIEYAKADLDTQMVYEFTELQGIMGSYYAKTMGLSYELCLALREQYLPNSDKSELPSTEFSSIVALANKIDTLMGLFAIGKIPSGTKDPYALRRAANGIIKIALKINKAFELDFLLNHLAKNYPRFDINALKDFILERLYTFYDINASFVKAVLSSKNSDLVYIDSCIKALIEISKKDDFGENFSTFKRLANIATPNEAKINESLFTHKAESDLYEKFKTCLTHNRTKEILESLFALKPQIDAFFDEVMINVEDEKLKTNRQALIYCIYKEFLKIADIKELSL; encoded by the coding sequence ATGGATAATAAAACTTTACTCATAGAAATTGGCGTTGAAGAACTTCCTGCTATCCCTTTACTTAAAGAACTTCCAAATATCAAAAACAAATGGCAAGAACTCTTAAAACAATATCATTTAGAAAGCGAATTTGAATTTTTTTATACTCCGAGACGCTTGGTGCTTTTTCATTCTGATTTTAAAGAAAAACAAGATAATAACTTTATTGAAATCATCGGAGCACCAAAAGCCATAGCTTATAAAGATGGAAAACTTACCAATGCTGGACTTAGCTTTTTAGAAAAGGCTGGTATTAGCGAAAATGAGCTTGATTTTAAAGAAATTAAAGGTAAAGAAGTTTTATATCATCAAAAAGAAATCATCGGACTTGCAAGCACTCAAATTTTGGGCGAAATGATAGAAAAATTCATCAAAAGCCTTCATTTTGGCAAAAGTATGCGTTGGGGTGATAAAGACTTTGAATTTATCAGAGCCATAAGATCTTTAGCTTGTATTTTTAGCGATCAATTAGTGGAATTTGAAATTTTTGGGGTTAAAAGCGCCAAAAAGACTTTTGTGCATAGAAGCGTGAGTTATGATTTAATGGAATTTAAAAACACTCAAGATTATTTTGTGCTTTTAGAAAAAAATTATGTTTTATTAGATCCAAAAAAAAGAGAAGAAAAAATTTTAAAAGATTTTAAATTCATCGAAGAAACGCAAAAAATTACCATCGCTCAAGATGATGAATTGCTCGCAGAAGTTGTGGCAATTACTGAATATCCTAAAGCACTTTTAGGCAATTTCGAAAAAGAATTTTTAGAAATTCCAAGCGAAGTTATCATCACTTCAATGAGAGATAATCAACGCTATTTTGCGGTTTTTAACAACAATAATTTAAGCAATCATTTCATTGTTGTTAGTAACGCAGTGTGCGAGGATTACTCAAAAGTCATACATGGCAATGAAAGAGTCTTGCGTGCAAGATTAAGCGATGCTATGTTTTTTTGGCAAAATGATTTAAAACACGGGCTAGAACCAAGCAAACTTTCTAAAATGACTTATTTTGAAGGCTTAGGAAGTATGCAAGATAAAAGTGAACGCGAAAAAGAAGTTGCTAAAATTTTATGTGAAATGTATCGCAACGACAAAAAAGAAGAAATTCTAAAAGCAATAGAATACGCAAAAGCGGACTTAGACACTCAAATGGTTTATGAATTTACAGAACTTCAAGGCATTATGGGCTCTTATTATGCCAAGACTATGGGCTTAAGTTATGAGCTTTGTTTGGCACTTCGCGAACAATATCTTCCAAATTCAGACAAATCAGAACTTCCAAGTACTGAATTTTCAAGCATTGTAGCTTTAGCTAATAAAATCGACACTCTCATGGGTCTTTTTGCTATAGGAAAGATTCCAAGTGGAACAAAAGATCCTTACGCTTTGCGTCGTGCAGCAAATGGAATTATCAAAATCGCTTTAAAGATAAACAAAGCCTTTGAACTTGATTTTCTTTTAAATCATTTAGCAAAAAACTATCCGCGCTTTGATATCAACGCACTAAAAGATTTCATCTTAGAAAGATTATATACATTTTATGATATTAATGCTTCTTTCGTTAAAGCAGTTTTAAGCTCTAAAAATAGTGACTTGGTTTATATTGATAGTTGCATTAAGGCACTTATAGAAATAAGTAAAAAGGATGATTTTGGAGAAAATTTTAGCACCTTTAAGCGCCTAGCCAATATTGCAACACCAAATGAAGCCAAAATCAATGAAAGCTTATTTACCCATAAAGCCGAAAGCGATCTTTATGAAAAATTTAAAACTTGTTTAACACATAATAGAACAAAAGAAATTTTAGAGTCACTATTTGCTTTAAAACCTCAAATTGATGCATTTTTTGATGAAGTTATGATTAATGTTGAAGATGAAAAATTAAAAACAAATCGTCAAGCTTTAATCTATTGCATCTATAAAGAATTTTTAAAAATTGCTGATATTAAAGAGCTTAGCTTATGA
- a CDS encoding SAM-dependent methyltransferase — MLKFSEFFNQWLHQNYYKNAVLVGKKGDFYTTVSVGSLFGALLAKHFLNLIDKNSIHLPISIIEIGANEGLLMKDFISALLILRPCIFKHIELFILEPHEKLQILQKNTLKDIEFKHIKTLQKNQFNNAFFFCNELFDSFNCELIDGNKMAFVDENFHLHFANADKKLIEKCEKIGLAKGEFSPFLEDFLNTIKQSTEKFVFCTFDYGVKAANSFSLRIYQNHQIYSPFEENLKNFFGKSDMTYDVNFSHLFYILKELNLELLEFKKQNLAFIEFGLEELLNQIQKENPQNYAYFLQQSKHLMFGFNDKFHFIEFKHCNY, encoded by the coding sequence ATGTTAAAATTTAGTGAATTTTTTAATCAATGGCTTCATCAAAACTATTATAAAAATGCGGTTTTGGTAGGTAAAAAAGGGGATTTTTACACAACTGTTAGCGTTGGATCTTTATTTGGTGCTTTGCTTGCTAAACATTTTCTAAATTTAATAGATAAAAATTCCATTCATTTGCCTATTAGCATTATAGAAATAGGTGCAAACGAAGGTTTACTTATGAAAGACTTTATCAGTGCTTTACTTATTTTAAGACCTTGTATTTTTAAACACATTGAACTTTTTATCCTAGAACCTCATGAAAAATTGCAAATATTACAAAAAAATACTTTAAAAGATATAGAATTTAAACATATAAAAACACTTCAAAAAAACCAATTCAATAATGCTTTTTTCTTTTGTAATGAACTTTTTGACAGCTTTAATTGTGAATTAATTGATGGCAATAAAATGGCTTTTGTTGATGAAAATTTCCATTTGCATTTTGCCAATGCGGATAAAAAATTAATAGAAAAATGCGAAAAAATAGGACTTGCAAAAGGAGAATTTTCACCTTTTTTGGAAGATTTTTTAAACACCATTAAGCAAAGTACGGAAAAATTTGTTTTTTGTACTTTTGATTATGGAGTTAAAGCTGCTAATTCTTTTAGCTTAAGAATTTATCAAAACCATCAAATTTACAGCCCTTTTGAAGAAAATTTGAAAAACTTTTTTGGAAAAAGCGATATGACTTATGATGTGAATTTTTCGCATTTATTTTACATTTTAAAAGAGCTAAATTTGGAGCTTTTGGAATTTAAAAAACAAAATTTAGCTTTTATTGAATTTGGTCTAGAAGAGCTATTAAACCAAATTCAAAAAGAAAATCCACAAAATTACGCTTATTTTTTACAACAAAGCAAACATTTAATGTTTGGTTTTAATGATAAATTTCATTTTATTGAATTTAAACATTGTAACTATTAA
- a CDS encoding DMT family transporter — MLRVIKHNLGIYFMILACLDFALMGACAKILSKEMSSIEIMFFRNIIGVMVLLFMMRKSKVHKEGKHLWLLIFRGVAGTLSLYLFFYNISHISLGGAFAFQKTAPIFITLIAFVIFKENIGFKGWVGILIAFSGVLLIAQPWADTSTHSGFDLKNSSLGILSGFFAALALTSVRELRKYYPTELIAFSFIFIGTLMPLFSMIIGSFYEIKELDFLIAPFVMPSLKASLLLLFVGALGTLYQIHITKSYGIAKQAGVVAGVSYLDVVFSLVVGIILGDNLPSAMVFLGIIGIVFGGLILVRNKGNK; from the coding sequence ATGCTTAGAGTGATTAAGCATAATTTGGGAATTTATTTTATGATTTTAGCTTGTCTTGATTTTGCACTAATGGGTGCTTGTGCTAAAATTTTAAGCAAAGAAATGAGTTCAATTGAAATTATGTTTTTTAGAAATATTATTGGGGTAATGGTTTTGCTTTTTATGATGAGAAAAAGCAAAGTTCATAAGGAAGGCAAACATCTATGGCTTTTGATTTTTAGGGGAGTTGCTGGGACTTTGTCGCTTTATTTATTTTTTTATAATATTTCCCATATTTCTTTAGGCGGGGCATTTGCTTTTCAAAAAACTGCACCTATTTTTATTACTCTTATTGCATTTGTGATTTTTAAAGAAAATATAGGATTTAAAGGCTGGGTGGGAATATTAATTGCATTTAGCGGAGTGCTTTTAATCGCTCAACCTTGGGCAGATACTTCTACGCATTCGGGCTTTGATTTAAAAAACTCTTCACTAGGAATTTTGAGTGGATTTTTTGCTGCTTTAGCACTTACTAGTGTTAGAGAGTTAAGAAAATATTATCCTACAGAACTCATTGCTTTTTCTTTTATATTTATTGGGACTTTAATGCCTTTATTTTCGATGATTATCGGAAGTTTTTATGAAATAAAAGAATTGGATTTTTTAATAGCACCTTTTGTAATGCCTTCTTTGAAAGCTAGTTTACTTTTGCTTTTTGTGGGCGCACTTGGAACTCTTTATCAAATTCATATCACAAAGTCTTATGGTATAGCCAAGCAAGCAGGAGTTGTAGCGGGCGTGAGTTATCTTGATGTGGTTTTTAGCTTGGTGGTGGGTATAATTTTGGGAGATAATTTACCAAGTGCTATGGTTTTTTTAGGTATAATAGGCATCGTTTTTGGCGGATTAATTTTAGTAAGAAATAAAGGAAATAAATGA
- the der gene encoding ribosome biogenesis GTPase Der: protein MQSIILIGKPNVGKSSLFNRIAKQRIAITSEISGTTRDTNKTEVQINDKKALLIDSGGLDESDELFKNVKKNTLKVAKESDIILYLVDGKLAPDDEDRHFFYSLKKLGKPIALVINKVDNKKDEERAWEFANFGVKEIFNLSVTHNVGLDELYIWLEKFLDEQFLIADEEENLEDFLEHYEEGKEFNFKEVDQNHIRVGIVGRVNVGKSSLLNALVKEERSVVSSIAGTTIDPVNESIIHKDKMIEFVDTAGIRKRGKIQGLERFALNRTEKILEKSQIALLVLDANEGFNELDERIAGLVAKHYLGVIIVLNKWDKTEFEFDKVVKELKLDRFKFLAYAPIISVSALSGKRVHVLLDKILEVFENFTQKIPTSKLNDLIAQATKAHPLPHDYGKLVKIYYAVQYDLAPPKIALIMNRPKVLHFSYKRYLQNQIRKKFNFEGVPLIIASRKKGNKDNDE from the coding sequence ATGCAAAGCATTATACTTATAGGCAAACCAAATGTGGGAAAATCAAGCCTTTTTAATAGAATAGCAAAACAAAGAATAGCCATTACAAGTGAAATTTCAGGCACCACAAGAGATACAAATAAAACAGAAGTGCAAATTAATGACAAAAAAGCCTTGCTTATAGATAGTGGCGGACTTGATGAAAGTGATGAGCTTTTTAAAAATGTTAAAAAAAATACTTTAAAAGTCGCCAAAGAAAGCGATATTATCCTTTATTTAGTCGATGGAAAATTAGCTCCCGATGATGAAGATAGACATTTTTTTTATTCTTTAAAAAAATTAGGAAAGCCTATTGCCTTAGTGATTAATAAAGTAGACAACAAAAAAGATGAAGAAAGAGCGTGGGAATTTGCAAATTTTGGAGTAAAAGAGATTTTTAATCTTTCTGTTACGCATAATGTCGGACTTGATGAACTTTATATTTGGCTTGAAAAATTTTTAGATGAGCAGTTTTTAATCGCTGATGAAGAAGAGAATTTAGAAGATTTTTTAGAGCATTATGAAGAAGGAAAAGAATTTAATTTTAAAGAAGTCGATCAAAATCACATAAGAGTAGGTATTGTAGGGCGTGTAAATGTAGGAAAATCGAGCCTTTTAAATGCTTTAGTAAAAGAGGAAAGAAGTGTAGTAAGTAGCATTGCTGGCACAACTATTGATCCTGTAAATGAAAGCATTATCCATAAAGATAAAATGATAGAATTTGTAGATACCGCAGGCATTAGAAAACGCGGTAAAATTCAAGGACTTGAACGCTTTGCACTCAATAGAACAGAAAAAATTTTAGAAAAATCCCAAATCGCACTTTTAGTTTTAGATGCTAATGAAGGTTTTAATGAATTAGACGAAAGAATAGCCGGACTTGTGGCAAAGCATTATTTAGGCGTTATTATTGTGCTTAATAAATGGGATAAAACCGAGTTTGAATTTGACAAAGTAGTAAAAGAATTAAAACTGGATCGTTTTAAATTCCTAGCTTATGCACCTATTATTAGCGTTTCAGCTTTAAGCGGAAAAAGAGTACATGTATTGCTTGATAAAATTTTAGAAGTTTTTGAAAATTTCACGCAAAAAATCCCAACTTCAAAACTTAATGATTTGATAGCCCAAGCTACAAAAGCACATCCTTTACCACATGATTATGGAAAATTAGTAAAAATTTATTATGCAGTACAATATGACTTAGCACCACCAAAAATTGCTCTTATTATGAATCGCCCCAAGGTTTTGCATTTTAGCTATAAAAGATATTTACAAAACCAAATCAGAAAGAAATTTAATTTTGAAGGTGTTCCTTTAATCATTGCTTCACGCAAAAAAGGCAACAAAGATAATGATGAATAA
- a CDS encoding HAD family hydrolase, whose product MINIIFDMDGTLIDSANAITQAVNEIRNELGLEALERSYIMNIVNTPNLDWAKILYGFNEFNHQSFKEGYEKYFLKHYKQSVVLFEGVKDVLEFCKNKNCYLAIATNAPQSSLNPILEKHEIMPYFHKILGVNFDIEPKPSPMMANLIKEQAWYEKSIFIGDSKKDEECALNAKMPYLQAKWYEEKSKENEFSNAKELIELIKNLM is encoded by the coding sequence ATGATTAATATTATTTTTGATATGGATGGAACGCTAATTGATAGTGCTAATGCTATCACACAAGCAGTGAATGAAATTCGCAATGAGTTGGGTTTGGAGGCTTTAGAAAGATCTTATATTATGAATATAGTTAATACTCCTAATTTAGATTGGGCAAAAATATTGTATGGTTTTAATGAATTTAATCATCAAAGTTTTAAAGAAGGCTATGAAAAATATTTTTTAAAACACTACAAGCAAAGTGTTGTGCTTTTTGAAGGCGTTAAAGATGTGCTTGAATTTTGTAAAAATAAAAACTGTTATCTTGCTATAGCCACTAATGCTCCACAAAGTTCCTTAAACCCTATCTTAGAAAAGCACGAAATCATGCCTTATTTTCACAAAATTCTTGGAGTAAATTTTGACATAGAGCCAAAACCAAGTCCCATGATGGCAAATCTCATAAAAGAACAAGCTTGGTATGAAAAAAGTATTTTCATTGGAGATAGCAAAAAAGATGAAGAATGCGCTCTTAATGCTAAAATGCCTTATTTGCAAGCAAAATGGTATGAAGAAAAAAGCAAAGAAAATGAATTTAGCAACGCTAAAGAGTTAATTGAGCTTATCAAAAATTTAATGTAG
- the nusB gene encoding transcription antitermination factor NusB gives MATRHQVRQSVISLLYAKELNHSAREDFVEEFLDEKKIRNEQKHFTLSLYQGVFENLETIDKKLSMYLNEKELQRLGIIERSILRLGAYELLFSQTDKAIVINEAIELAKELGSDNAPKFINGVLDALKKDL, from the coding sequence ATGGCAACAAGACATCAGGTAAGACAGAGTGTAATTTCTCTGCTTTATGCAAAAGAGTTAAATCATTCTGCTCGTGAAGATTTCGTAGAAGAGTTTCTAGATGAAAAAAAAATTCGTAACGAGCAAAAGCATTTTACTTTAAGTCTTTATCAAGGAGTTTTCGAAAATTTGGAAACTATTGATAAAAAGTTAAGTATGTATTTAAATGAAAAAGAGCTTCAAAGACTTGGCATTATAGAAAGATCTATTCTAAGACTCGGAGCTTATGAGCTTTTGTTTAGCCAGACAGATAAGGCTATTGTAATCAATGAAGCCATTGAACTTGCTAAAGAATTGGGTAGTGATAATGCACCTAAATTTATTAATGGCGTTTTAGATGCCTTAAAGAAAGATTTATAA